From Aegilops tauschii subsp. strangulata cultivar AL8/78 chromosome 5, Aet v6.0, whole genome shotgun sequence:
AAGTTACAAATGAGGTCTTTTGAGTAGCACAAGGATGCCACTTGGGGTTTTCTTCCTCTTCCTGTCTATTAAACGAAAGCTGGAAAATCCTGGAGAAGCGAAGAAGTTGCGAAAGGTTTTTCTATTCCTCTAGTTTGTAGTCTCCATCGCTCCATTCCGGGGAGAGGACTAAAAAGGGGCAATCTCATGGAGAGAGAAGGCACTATTCCATCCGGACAGACGATGCCTTTGCCCGCCATCGTTGttccagagagagagagagagagagagagagagagagagagagaccaggAGGAGGTAAGGTATGCTGAAGGAAATTATTATTTTCTAGTGAGATCGGGATGCATCCGCAGTCCAATGACCCAATAAAGACAGAGAACTTAAGAATGCTCATTATTTACCGGCCTTACATGTTTGAAGGATATATATTTTTTGCAGGGAACTATGGTTATATATATCCTACACAAAACAAAAGAGTTATAATCATAATCCACGAGAATTTCTTTATATATTGTTTTCGAAGGCAATACACATCTCTTTCATATAATAAAGAGAAAAGTACAAGCCACATAGACACTTGCTTTAGCCCAAAGGACCCCCAAACAAGAAGGAAAATTACAATCAATACCAAATAATTTGGTGTGCCTGTTACCAACATCGGTCACCCGGTCACCCGCCTCTGGCACCACCACAGGGACCTCCTAAGGAAAAGGGGATAGAGCACCTCTTCAGCCGAGCTCGAGGCGGCTCCGCTGTTGATCTGTAGCTCTGCAGACCTCCAAAGTTGCTCGCCAAAGGTGAAGCCTTTTCCTTGAAAGAATTTGGCCGGGACAACACCTCACAGACGCCATTGAACTCTAGATTTGGGACCCCCGTGACACAACCTCGAATGAGGAAACCTGACCCGCTAGCCTTCAATTATGAGTCGACCGTCTTTGAACTGTTGCCAACATAGACCACCACTGACACCCGTTCCTAAACAACCTCTCATACTTCGTGCCAATGCCAGAGCGAACGATGTCACAATGGCAGAGCCTGAGGACACAAGTCCACCACAAGGATGATGTCCCCGCCACGCCATCCCTGCTTGAACAATCTTGCACATGGATCCATCATTGACCATATAGAAGAACACCACGTTAGAAAAGGATTTGGAACTCCTTTATTTAGTGCCGTTGTCACCCTCATCAGAGCGAAGATGTGGTGCGGCAACAAACCTAAGCCAAGAAAACCCTAAACCTACAGCTACGTAGGTCTGCAAGTGTGAGATCCGGTGACCCCGTCATGACCGATGACCGAGAAGTCCTCGTAGGGCCGGGCCCATAGGTGTGCAGACTGTGCGGCTAGCACAGGGCCCATAAATTTTAGGGCCCCAAAATTTTATATAGGCGTATTATATTTCTTCTGGGCGTTGGGCCGCGCATGGCGCTGGGCCATGGCACGTTCGCGACTCCACGTAGTCAAGCGTCCCAGCCTCCTAGGCCGCCTGCTCGATGGCTCATGGATCGGAAACCGAATGGGATCGTCGGATCGATCACATCCAAAGGAAGGCTTCCCTCAAATTAAAATCCAGAGGAAGGTGGGCGAGACGGCGCATCGAGGGAAAGGCAGGGCGCAGGCGAGACGACGCATCCAGAACTAATCAAAATCGATCGCATCCAGCTCCAGAGCCGCGACGGGCGACACGGCGACAAGCGGGGCAACGAGCATGCCACTTCGGATTAACTTCATCTAATCAACATGTTTCTCTCGCCCAAAACAGGTAGCCCGCCGCAGTCCCACTGATTTAACTTTGGCTCCTACAGCCCTACACCTAATTTTTAAATCCTAATTAACTTTTGGCAGTGATCGCTACTTCATTAGAGACCGGTTCTTGCCTCCTTAGTTAAAGATCACACTAGTGAAATAGGGCTTCATTTTTTAGTTTCGCATATGACCTCGGATTTTGCCGGCCCGGCCCTGTGTCCTCAATGGAGGGGAGCCGCCAGAGGACGGGCCGAACGGCTGTAGGTCGCACTAGGTAAAACAAGATCTCCGCCTCCATCGTTTGGTCATTGCTTCCGACGCTAGACACGTGACTGGGGACATCCAGAAAGGTGGGTGAGGAAACAATGGAACAATTATTAGCGAGATCAAGCTACACGCGTTGTCTTTTGATTGTATGTTTAATTTCGAAGGTCGTGCTGTCAATGTTGAAGCACATAATTTAGCTAAGTTTTCATTTTCGTCAGGTCCGTGACAGTCACGTCTGGCTTGACCAATCCATGACCAAAACTGTATCCCAAATTCTGTGGTGTTTGATGAATAAAACTTGGCTTACTCCCAAAAAAAGTAAAACAAGATCGTCTTTCTTCTTCCACGAGAAGAAAGAAAACGATAGCCCTAATTGCGTTGGCGTACGTGTCTGCCCTAATTTAATttaagaaggaagaaggaaggaggaaggaaggaaggactAGCCCTAGCTCGTACGTGTGTCTGCCCTAGTTTCCTTTTCATAGGCGACAACTGATCACGTAGTATATCATGTAACGCAAATTTACGGGTTGAGCTATTGTACAGTACGTACTCATGAAACTTCCTTGTAGTATGTTTGTAGTAATCCTTAGGGCACCTCGATGTCAAACGGCATAAGAGCGCACGCTACCGAGTGAGTGTAAAAAAAGATATACTACTATCCCGACGTAGAACGTACGTCCGCCGCTAACCCCGCCTTGCCTTGTTGCGTTGAACTGACGCTCGGTTTAGTGTTATCATCGTGCCGACACCGGGAGCCGTACGTGTTGGTTGGCCGCTTCGGGCACAGATGCGAGTCCTGGCAGGACTATGACGGGCGCCGCTCGCGTCGGTCACACGGTCGCCCGTATTATAAAGGTTCCACACCCACGCGCAACCCAGCCCATCAAACGCAACCAACCCCCTCGATCGCACGCAGATCTCGGCGCCCCGATACACACACGCGGACGTGTCGTGTTACTGGAGTAAGCTTAGCAATGGCGCACGACGCatcggcggcgacgacggcgcaGAAGCGCAAGTACACCGAGGAGGAGGAGACAGCCGGCCTGTGCGCCAACGGCTGCGGCTTCTtcggcgccgccgccaccggcaaCATGTGCTCCAAGTGCTACCGCGACCACGTCCACGCCGCCACCGCCGACACCGCGGCCGCGGGGAGCGTCTGCTTCATCGACCCTGCTGGTTCGACCGCGCCGCCTCCGGCGAAGAAGGCCAGGATGACCGTTGCCGTCCCGTCCTATGACGGTGCGGCCGCCTCCTCCAGCCCCGCCGCAGTTGACCCCGCCGTGACGCCCGTGAAGcagccggcggtggcggcgaacCGGTGCGCGGCGTGCCGCAAGAAGGTGGGGCTGCTGGGGTTCCGATGCCGCTGCGAGGGCACCTTCTGCAGCGTGCACCGCTACTCGGAGAAGCACGACTGTGGATTCGACTACAAGGCCGCCGGCCAGGAGCAGATCGCCAAGCACAACCCGCTCGTGGTTGCGGACAAGATGACCGGAAGGATCTGAAGCCCACAAGAAACCACCAGATCAACGGCGAACCGATCAAGCAGTTAGTCATGGCGTCTTCGAGGATAGAATCGATCAATCTTCTTTGTATTTGCTAGGTCTTCGAACGTGTAAATATTAGTTTAGGCTTCCAGATATCGAAATTTTGTAAATATTAGTTCAGAGTTTAGATTTCGATCAGAGATATAGGAATTTGTACCGTGAGTCTTAAAACATTAGTTCATCACGATTTATACATAAAGCAAACCATCACGTCTATGCAACAAGTTTCAGTGTAACATAAGAAGATAATAAGTCTGCTGTGTAATATTCTCTTAAAAGTCGTACTAAAGGTAATACATTTATTTTCAGACGGAGAAAATATCACAAATATGCCCAAAACGAAAAAAAAAGTTGATGCAATAGCTACGCGGAGCCGACGAAGCGCCGGCTAAAGCCTTGTACAATGTATAAGGTGCTTAGGGGGAGATGCTTGGTAAAATAAACCATATTTTTCTCGAACATGTTTAATTAAGCGTTTGTCCTCTACAAATAAGCACCAGTGCTTAAGAAAATATGAATTATATTTTTCTAAGCACCTTGCATTGTATATAATATAATGCCTAAAAGGATATGCGCATTGATAATCCCGCCAAGTCACTCGATGTTCCGTTGTCTAGTAAGCGGGTGCCAGTGCACATCGCAAAAGACCCGCCCAATCACCATTTGTTACGCGTTGTTCATTGGGTGTAGACCATCGCTGCGAACACTCAAtaggagagacgtctcctcctacCGGTATGGTTGGACTGGGCTTATACGAACTCTCCAAGATTTGAGGCCTGCCATTCAGGCCCAGGGCCTTATGGACAAAGCTCCAAGAAAAGCGGGCAGCGGACCTGAGAAGACAACGTGGGTCCAGGACTCAGACACTACACACGGGAAAATACCATCGTCCGGCCCATGCCGCTTGGTGACCTCCATCCCTGAGGGGAAGTGACCGCACAACAACTGCCAAACAAAGATCTTAATCTCTAGCGAAAGCGGCGCTTTCCACAAAGGAGTGGCCCATGCCAGCATCGGCGCACGACATAGGCCGCCAACAACCCAACAAGGTCAGGTGCCCAAAGACAGTATCCAGAGAGTTTGTCATAACCGGAGGGGGAGCCTCACTCAATTCAGCCCAAGCAAGGGTCTCCTTAGACCCAAATGTTTGTCAGAACGAGATGTTCCAATTCCCATTATGGGCAGTTCAGGGAACCAAAAGCATTGAGTTCGAGGAAATCGCAAAAAGGCAAGGGAATCGGCGTGCGGGACCATACCAAGCTATGGGTCCAACCAGAAGAGAGACCTTCTCCATTGCCTAGAGGGACGCGAGCCAAAGGCGGATCTCATGCTTGATTGATTGTAGGGACTTCCAAAACTAGGAGCCCTCCCTATGATCGCAAGCTAGGAGGGGGCGGCCATGTAGATATCTAGCTTTAATGAGCAGCAATTATAAGCCCCCACCATCCTGAGAATCCGTCACACACATCTCAGCATAAAGGACACATTCATACGCCCAGACGCAAGAATACCTGTTATCTTTGACTGCAAAAACAGGACACCCCGGACCATATTCTTATCCAATGCATTAATGCTCGATACGTTTGGTGGGCCTGTTTTGCATAGCTTTTTCCTATGGCGGGAGTGTCTAGCACTCTCGATAGGATGCTAGACTGGGGATCCATGTCTGTGGCATCTGTCCGAAAGCAGCAAGAAGGGAGTTTGACTCTCTCTTTATGTTGGTCTTCTCGAGCCTCTAGAAACAATCGAATGCTCGCGTGTTCGCCAACGCAGCACAGCAGGCCAATGAAGCTTCTCTGGTCATAAGATATGTATGGAGGCGCATGGGAGATCATTACACAGCAATAGAGAGAACTCCCCTCTTGTTGTATGGGTGTGGTGTTG
This genomic window contains:
- the LOC109760862 gene encoding zinc finger A20 and AN1 domain-containing stress-associated protein 7-like: MAHDASAATTAQKRKYTEEEETAGLCANGCGFFGAAATGNMCSKCYRDHVHAATADTAAAGSVCFIDPAGSTAPPPAKKARMTVAVPSYDGAAASSSPAAVDPAVTPVKQPAVAANRCAACRKKVGLLGFRCRCEGTFCSVHRYSEKHDCGFDYKAAGQEQIAKHNPLVVADKMTGRI